A window of Myxococcota bacterium genomic DNA:
CCCTGCCACAAGGCGGTGTCGTTGCCGCTGCCGCCGAGCTGGACGTCGCTGTTGGGCTGCGAGCCGCGCTCGATGCCGCCGATCAGGACGTCGTTGCCCGGACCGCCGATCAACACGTCGCTGCCCAGCATGCCGATCAGCACGTCGTCGCCCAGTCCGCCGATCAGCACGTCCGTGTCGTTCATGCTCTGGTTGGCAGCGGTTCCCGCGGGCTGGATCTCGGGATCGTTCGGGTTGTCGTCGTCGCTGCCGATCAGCACGTCGTCGTGGGGCGTGCCCACCTGCTCCGATGCGCGGGCGTTGCTCGCGCACAGCGCGACCGCGATCCCGATGGCTGCCGCGAGGCGAATTCTCTTGCTCATGTTCGTGACTCCTTGTTCGTCCCAGCGCGTGTTTGCCCGGGATCAGACAAACTACGCGCGAGTCACGAAGTCGGATCAGCCGAGCATGGCGAGCGTTCCGTTGTAGATGTCCTCCACGGTCGCGCGGCTCTGCGCGAGCTTGCCCGTGACCGCCATGCCCACCAGCGCGTTGGTCAGCGCGCGCGCGATCGCGCGCGGCGAGCGCTTGCCGGAGAGCTCGCCGACGCTCTGAGCGCGGCGCAGTGTCTTGACGATCGCGTTCTCGAGCAGCCCCAGCGTGTCGGCCAGGAGCTTGCGGATCTCGGCGTCGTGCGGGCCGAGCTCGACCAGTGAGTTCGCCACGAAGCAGCCGCGCGCGCGCTTGTCGAGCGCGAGCTGCTCGAAGAAGCGCACCACGTCTCTCACGTTGCGCGTCGGCGAGCCTTCGCGCTCGAGCAGCGCCAGCGCCTGCGCGAGCCGCGTGTCGCGGTAGTGCTCGATCGTGCGGATGAACAGCTGCCGCTTGTTCCCGAACGTGTCGTAGAGACTCTGGCGCGCGATGCCCATGCCGCGCAGCAGCCGGGTCAGCCCGATGCCCTGGTAGCCGTGCTGCCAGAACAGGTCGAGGGCCTTTTCCAGCGCGGCGTTCTCCGAGAAGCTCTTGGTGCGCGCCATGACGGGAGCATAACTAGACCATCCAGTCCGGAATGTGAAGCGCTCCACTGCGGGGCCGGCGGCGGAGCGGTTCATTTCGGACTGATCAGTCCATTCAGGAGTCATTGGCATGCTGGAGATCTCGGCCCTGTACAAACGCTACGCGAAGCTGGTCCACGGGCTGGCGCTCGCGATCCTGGGCTCGCCCGACGACGCGGACGACCTGGTCCAGGAGATCTTCGTGTCGCTCCTGCGCGGGGCGCAGGTCTTCGACCCGGCGCGCGGCACGATGAGCTCGTTCCTGATCACGCTGACGCGTTCGCGCGCGCTCGACCGCCTGCGCGCGCGCCATCGCTCCGCGCGGCTGCTGGCGAGCTGGCACGAGTCGGCCCCGCCCGAGGCGCCGCCCACGCCATTCGAGCGCGTGGCCGCCGGGCGGGCCGCGCGCCGCATGCGCGCGGGCGTCTCGCAGCTCCCGGAGCCGCAGCGGCGCGTGCTGGAGCTCGCCTACTGGTGCGGCTTGAGCCAAGCCGAGATCGCGCTCGATCTCGGCGCGCCGCTCGGCACCGTCAAGAGCCTCTCGCGGCGCGCGCTGGACCGGCTGCGGCAGTCGCTCGCGCCGGCCTCAGGCGTCGGCGACTGCGACCAGGCGCCGTACCTCGAGCATGCGGCGCACGGCGCCGCGAGTCACGATGCCCTCCAGCCGGTCGCCCGACATCACCAGCAGCTGGGCGCGGTGGCCGCGCGCCATCTGGCGCAGCGCGGACAGCAGTGAGTCGCGGGCGTCGCTGCGCAAGCCCTGGCTCAGCGGCACCATCGCATCGCGCACGCGCTTCGTCTCGAGCTGCTCGCGCGGCACGGTGCGCAGCTCGTCGAGCGAGATCGCGCCCAGGACCTTGTCGCCCTCGCACACCGGGAACCCGCGCACGCCCTCGCGCAGCAGGCACTCGTCGATCAGCGCGCGCAGCGTGAGATCCGGACTCACGGTGATCGGAGCGCGAATCATCACGTCCTCGACCTTCACGCCCTCGAGCGCGCGCCGCAGCACCAGCTCCTCCCAGCCGGCGCTCGCGGTCGCGCGCAGGAACAGCCCGATGAACACGAGCCACAGGCCGCCGACCAGGGCGCCGCTCACGATCTCGAGCGCGCCCAGCACCATCAGCCCGAGAGCGAAGCCCTTGCCCAGGTGCGAAGCGAGCTGCGTGGCTTTCGGGAGTGACCCCGTGCGCCACCACACCGCCGCGCGCAGGATCCGGCCGCCGTCGAGCGGCAGGCCGGGAATCAGGTTGAACAGACCCAACGCCGCATTGATGTACGCGAGATACTCGAGCACCGCGACCGTGACCGGCGACGGTCCGCCGCGCGCCGCCGCCGCCGCGAGCCAGAACAGGCCCGCGAGCGCGAAGCTCGTGAGTGGCCCGACCGCGGCGACGCGCAGCTCGACGCGCGGGTCCGACGGCTCCTGCTCGATGCGCGAGACCCCGCCGAACAGGAACAGCGTGATGCCCGAGACTCCGATCCCGTAGCGCTGCGCGACCAGCGAGTGCGACAGCTCGTGCACCAGCAGCGAGGCAAAGAACCCCAGTGTCGCGAACAGCCCCGCGATCCACGCCGTCGTGCGACCGATCTCTGGGAAGCGCGAAGGCAGATAGGTGGCCGACAGACTCCACAGCACGAGCGCGAAGATGAAGATCCATGAGCCCTGGATCCGGATCGGCATACCGGCCACTCGGGCGATCTGAACTCCGCGGGGTGGGTCTCGGGGATCGGGCTGTGACATGCGCTCCTTCCTCGCAACCACCGTGCCGGAGCCGGGGCCGCGCACTGACTCGCGCGCGCGAGCGATTTGAACAATCTCCCACGAGCTCACCCAGGCCTACCGAAAAAGCGGCGGAAAGGGGGGCCACCGTCAATGGCAGCGTCGCGGGTACTGGGCCGGGCAGCTTCGGGAATGCGGCCGCGTCGGCGCAGATCTCGCCGTTCCCCAACCCGAACGCGAGCGCGAGCGTGAAACTTCCAGACCGTGGACTGCAACCCGGGCGCCGAGGGACCGACTGCCCTCCCGCCGCCGATCGCGACTTGCGGGGCGACGCTGCAGGACGCGGCCGTGGTGCTGGAGCTCGACACGCTGACTGGCGCGGACAACCGCGCGGTGCTGAACGCCGCCTCGAACAACCAGGAGCACTTCGTCGCGGCGTTCGAGGCGTGGTCGATCCGATCCAGCGAGCGAGTCTCCTCGGGCGGCGCCGGCGAGTCACTTGAAGGGCGACACTTCAGCCTGACTCGATGAGTCCGCTCTCATCATTCCACCGAGTCACCCCTCTCGGACTGTCTTCTGGTAGTGTGTGCCCCATGACACGCATCGTTGGAATCGCAGTCGCAGTGAGCCTGACTGTCGTCGCTGGCGTCGCGCAGGCCGTGGTGATCGACGATCTCACTACCCCACAGACTCTATCCGCGGGCACCGGCTCCTCCGTCGCCCAGGGGACGGTGGCGACCGGAGGGGGGTCCCTCGGCGGCGCCCGCACGGTGATCCTCACTCGCGACCCGTCGAGCAGCGGCTCCGACTCGATCGCGATCGGCGCGGCAGGGGCGGGGGCAGACATCGCCTCGAGCTTCTGCTGCAGCGCGGCGATCTGGACTTTGGACTACGCGCTCACCGTGCCGATGGACCTCACGGAAGGCGGCACGGTCGATCGCCTGCGGTTCGTGGTTCAGGCGAGCTCCGAGCTCGCGGTGTCCGCGACCCTGCTCACGTCGGACACCGCCCAGTCGTTCGCAGAAGCCCAGGTCGGTCCATCCGCGGCCCCCGGAGTGATCGACCTCCCGTTCGCGAGCTTCGTGTCCTCGCCCTACGACCCCCCGGACCTGCAGCACATCGCGCGCGTGGTGATCCAGTTCGGCTTCTTCTCGACCCACAGCCAGCCGCTCACGGCGAGGATCTCGGCCATCGAGACCGTACCCGAGCCGGCCGGCCTGGCGCTGCTCGCGCTGGGCGCGCTGCGCAAGCTGCGCCCGAGGCGAGTGATTCGCGGCGAGTGAGTCACGCAACGTGTCTGCGACTCAGTGGCGGTCCCTACGGGAGTCGA
This region includes:
- a CDS encoding TetR/AcrR family transcriptional regulator encodes the protein MARTKSFSENAALEKALDLFWQHGYQGIGLTRLLRGMGIARQSLYDTFGNKRQLFIRTIEHYRDTRLAQALALLEREGSPTRNVRDVVRFFEQLALDKRARGCFVANSLVELGPHDAEIRKLLADTLGLLENAIVKTLRRAQSVGELSGKRSPRAIARALTNALVGMAVTGKLAQSRATVEDIYNGTLAMLG
- a CDS encoding sigma-70 family RNA polymerase sigma factor, producing the protein MLEISALYKRYAKLVHGLALAILGSPDDADDLVQEIFVSLLRGAQVFDPARGTMSSFLITLTRSRALDRLRARHRSARLLASWHESAPPEAPPTPFERVAAGRAARRMRAGVSQLPEPQRRVLELAYWCGLSQAEIALDLGAPLGTVKSLSRRALDRLRQSLAPASGVGDCDQAPYLEHAAHGAASHDALQPVARHHQQLGAVAARHLAQRGQQ